The Humulus lupulus chromosome 4, drHumLupu1.1, whole genome shotgun sequence genome has a window encoding:
- the LOC133833019 gene encoding uncharacterized protein LOC133833019, translating to MLNNRPQGNLPSNTLVNPKENCQAISLRNGKQMEHPSVQKSVVQNEELGEKSDTKVNGVTEDHQEVFKKLHINIPFVEALEQMPSYVKFMKEILSKKRKMEEYETVALTEECSVILQRKLPQKRLGLGEARPTTVTLQLADRSVKHPRGIIEDVLVKVDKFIFPADFIVLDMKEDMDVPIILGRPFLATGQALIDVQKGELTLRVQGEEVVFNVFKALKFANVNDSCFKVDIVKKALAEIHLTEDSLKKSLTIGDRC from the exons atgcttAATAATAGACCACAAGGGAATTTACCTAGTAATACCTTGGTAAATCCTAAAGAGAACTGTCAAGCAATTTCATTGAGGAATGGTAAGCAAATGGAGCATCCCAGTGTACAAAAATCAGTGGTTCAGAATGAAGAGTTGGGTGAGAAATCAGATACAAAAGTGaatggggttactgaagaccaccagG aggtaTTCAAAAAGCTGCACATCAATATTCCATTTGTTGAGGCATTAGAGCAGATGCCTAGTTATGTCAAATTTATGAaagagattctgtcaaagaaaagaaagatggaGGAGTATGAGACGgtggcactcactgaagagtgcagtgtGATATTGCAGAGGAAGTTgccccaaaa ACGACTAGGTTTGGGTGAGGCAAGACCGACAACCGTCACTCTACAACTAGCAGATCGATCGGTAAAACATCCACGGGGaattattgaagatgttcttgtgaaggtggataagtttatttttcctgCTGATTTTATCGTTCTGGATATGAAGGAGGATATGGATGTACCAATCATTCTGGGCAGGCCATTTTTAGCTACTGGGCAGGCTTTGATTGATGTTCAGAAAGGTGAGCTGACACTGCGAGTTCAGGGTGAAGAAGTGGTATTCAACGTGTTTAAGGCTTTAAAGTTTGCAAATGTCAATGATAGTTGTTTCAAAGTTGACATAGTAAAGAAAGCGTTGGCAGAAATTCATCTTACAGAGGATTCACTTAAGAAGAGCTTGACAATTGGGGATAGATGCTGA